One Eublepharis macularius isolate TG4126 chromosome 6, MPM_Emac_v1.0, whole genome shotgun sequence DNA segment encodes these proteins:
- the C6H10orf82 gene encoding uncharacterized protein C10orf82 homolog produces MKAFRHQVDDFHPLIPGYTGYIPLRFYRIGTSFGNDSVWCVNAFRHTIGRKNNQQDELRTIAATAPQLPPICSNEEIIGVLDDYNYKHHPYVLGPVKTKRSLLEPPIPGWTGFVPRSKVTEFGHGVRYHVMTENCYQDFKDMLDRVHPDPASKESKGEPHVSKIYRDSHRYQRCYRPEGMMPKYTGHIPHERSGIGKTFGSVCRSCSACSHDDKSYGAYLTKKHKTETDQEQPKEEK; encoded by the exons ATGAAAGCATTTCGGCACCAAGTAGATGATTTCCACCCTCTGATACCAGGATACACAG GTTATATCCCTCTTAGGTTCTACCGGATTGGAACAAGTTTTGGAAACGATTCTGTGTGGTGCGTGAATGCTTTTCGTCATACTATTGGAAGAAAGAACAATCAACAGGATGAACTGAGGACCATAGCAGCTACTGCCCCACAACTACCACCTATATGTTCCAATGAAGAAATCATAGGAGTACTTGATGATTATAATTATAAACATCACCCTTATGTGCTAG GGCCTGTGAAAACAAAAAGAAGTTTGCTTGAGCCACCCATTCCAGGCTGGACTGGATTTGTGCCCAGGTCCAAAGTCACAGAATTTGGCCATGGAGTCCGCTATCATGTGATGACAGAAAATTGCTACCAGGATTTTAAGGACATGCTGGATAGAGTCCATCCTGATCCTGCGAGCAAGGAATCCAA gggagAACCTCATGTTTCCAAAATCTACAGGGACTCACATCGATACCAGAGATGCTATAGGCCTGAGGGGATGATGCCCAAGTACACGGGTCATATTCCAC ATGAACGTTCCGGCATCGGAAAGACCTTTGGTAGTGTGTGCCGAAGTTGCTCTGCCTGCAGCCATGATGACAAGAGCTATGGAGCTTATCTTACTAAGAAACACAAGACTGAAACAGATCAAGAACAGCCGAAAGAGGAAAAATAA